A genomic region of Mesorhizobium sp. NZP2077 contains the following coding sequences:
- a CDS encoding carbon-phosphorus lyase complex subunit PhnI — protein MYVAVKGGEAAIANAHSLLADRRRGDRSVPALRLDQIVEQLALGVDRVMSEGSLYDRELAALAIVQARGDMIEAIFLVRAYRTTLPRFGYSKAIDTSAMRVERRVSATYKDLPGGQLLGPTFDYTHRLLDPELAAGADVAEPLQRETEAQAMPRVSAILAREGLIEPDGDMPQDHVPGDITREPLEFPMARDIRLQALSRGDEGFLLALGYSTQRGYARNHPFVGEIRIGEVELELDVPELPFAAPLGTVRVTECQMVNQFKGSAKAPPQFTRGYGLVFGQSERKAMAMALCDRALRASELGEDIVAAAQDEEFVISHSDNVQATGFVEHLKLPHYVDFQAELDLVRRMRAEYEARENPAKVEEKREAAE, from the coding sequence ATGTATGTCGCGGTAAAAGGCGGCGAAGCCGCAATCGCCAACGCTCACAGCCTGCTTGCCGACCGCCGCCGCGGCGACCGTTCGGTTCCGGCACTGCGCCTCGACCAGATCGTCGAGCAGCTGGCGCTCGGCGTCGACCGGGTGATGAGCGAAGGCTCGCTCTACGACCGGGAACTCGCCGCACTCGCCATCGTCCAGGCGCGCGGCGACATGATCGAGGCGATCTTCCTGGTGCGCGCCTATCGCACCACGCTGCCGCGCTTCGGCTACAGCAAGGCCATCGACACCAGCGCTATGCGTGTCGAGCGGCGTGTCTCAGCGACCTACAAGGACCTGCCCGGTGGTCAGCTGCTCGGCCCGACCTTCGACTACACCCACCGGCTGCTCGACCCTGAGCTTGCCGCCGGCGCCGATGTCGCCGAACCCTTGCAGCGCGAGACGGAAGCGCAAGCAATGCCACGCGTCTCGGCGATCCTTGCCCGCGAAGGCCTGATCGAACCGGATGGCGACATGCCGCAGGACCATGTCCCCGGCGACATCACCCGCGAGCCGCTGGAATTCCCGATGGCCCGCGACATCCGCTTGCAGGCGCTGTCGCGCGGCGATGAGGGTTTCCTGCTGGCACTTGGCTATTCCACCCAGCGCGGCTACGCCCGCAACCATCCCTTTGTCGGTGAAATCCGCATCGGCGAAGTCGAGCTGGAGTTGGACGTTCCCGAACTGCCTTTCGCCGCTCCGCTCGGCACGGTGCGGGTCACCGAATGCCAGATGGTCAACCAGTTCAAGGGGTCGGCCAAGGCGCCGCCGCAATTCACGCGGGGCTACGGCCTGGTCTTCGGCCAGAGCGAGCGCAAGGCCATGGCCATGGCGCTCTGCGACCGGGCGCTGCGCGCCTCAGAGCTCGGCGAGGACATTGTTGCCGCCGCCCAGGACGAGGAGTTCGTCATCTCGCATTCCGACAACGTCCAGGCGACCGGCTTCGTCGAGCATCTGAAGCTGCCGCACTATGTCGACTTCCAGGCCGAGCTCGACCTCGTGCGCCGCATGCGCGCCGAATATGAAGCCCGCGAAAATCCGGCGAAGGTCGAAGAAAAGCGGGAGGCCGCGGAATGA
- the phnF gene encoding phosphonate metabolism transcriptional regulator PhnF, which translates to MIGRQEADSIERRSGVSLWRQIADSILQAIATGDFAENAALPPEVALAERYGVNRHTVRSAISALVQEGVLRAEQGRGTFVLPRRRLSYPIGARTRFSTGLQGQTSERHIVLLSSSIEPASQRVAEGLGLARGAEVIRLETRGEADGRPVSRAAGWFEARRFAGIDKAMAETGSITASLARFGIDDYLRQSTVLSARHADAADLADLDLQPGAIVLVTVAVNVTPDGQPIQFSESRFPAERVELKLSAL; encoded by the coding sequence ATGATCGGGCGACAGGAAGCCGACAGTATCGAGCGGCGCAGCGGCGTCTCGCTGTGGCGGCAGATCGCCGACAGTATCTTGCAGGCGATCGCGACCGGCGATTTCGCCGAGAATGCCGCGCTGCCGCCGGAGGTGGCGCTTGCCGAGCGCTATGGCGTCAACCGCCACACGGTGCGCAGCGCCATATCGGCGCTTGTGCAGGAAGGGGTGCTGCGGGCCGAGCAGGGACGCGGTACCTTCGTGCTGCCACGCAGGCGGCTGTCCTATCCGATCGGCGCGCGCACACGTTTTTCGACCGGCCTGCAAGGGCAGACGTCGGAACGGCATATCGTGCTGCTCTCCTCATCGATCGAGCCGGCCAGCCAGAGAGTCGCCGAGGGGCTTGGCCTGGCCAGGGGCGCCGAGGTGATCAGGCTGGAGACCCGCGGCGAAGCCGATGGGCGGCCGGTGTCACGCGCTGCCGGCTGGTTCGAGGCCAGGCGCTTTGCCGGCATCGACAAGGCGATGGCTGAGACCGGCTCGATCACCGCGTCGCTGGCCCGTTTCGGCATAGACGACTATCTCCGCCAATCGACCGTGCTGTCGGCGCGCCACGCAGATGCGGCCGATCTCGCCGACCTAGACCTCCAACCGGGCGCCATCGTGCTGGTGACGGTCGCCGTCAACGTTACGCCGGACGGCCAGCCGATCCAGTTTTCGGAATCGCGCTTTCCGGCGGAACGGGTGGAACTGAAGCTGTCGGCGTTGTGA
- a CDS encoding zinc-binding alcohol dehydrogenase family protein produces MKAVVCRLPGELVLEDRPAPGAPPAGWALVAVSHVGICGTDYHIFEGKHPFLAYPRIMGHEVSGTIVETGDGVDLAVGEPVVINPYLSCGKCIACRHGKPNCCVRIEVLGVHRDGAMCERILVPAQNLYPANGLSLADAAAVEFLAIGAHAVRRARGEPGARTLVIGAGPIGLGTAIFARIAGLDVTLLDMSTERLDFAANELGFQSLDGSRGPVPDLVREATSGEGFDVVFDATGNTQSVQSAFAHVAHGGTLVLVSVVKDDIVFSDPEFHKREMTLIGSRNALRADFDHVAASIRNGAVPLAKLVTHRTSLADTPRDLARWAHEKSGLIKAVIEVG; encoded by the coding sequence ATGAAAGCCGTCGTCTGCCGCTTACCCGGCGAGCTTGTCCTGGAAGACCGCCCGGCGCCTGGCGCCCCGCCCGCCGGCTGGGCGCTGGTCGCGGTCAGCCACGTCGGCATCTGCGGCACCGACTACCATATCTTCGAGGGCAAGCACCCGTTCCTTGCCTATCCCCGGATCATGGGTCACGAAGTGTCAGGAACCATCGTCGAGACCGGTGACGGCGTCGACCTTGCCGTTGGTGAGCCGGTCGTCATCAACCCCTATCTCTCCTGCGGCAAGTGCATCGCCTGTCGGCACGGCAAGCCCAACTGCTGCGTCAGGATCGAGGTGCTCGGCGTCCACCGCGACGGCGCCATGTGCGAACGCATCCTGGTGCCGGCGCAGAATCTTTATCCGGCAAACGGCCTGTCGCTGGCCGACGCTGCCGCCGTCGAATTCCTCGCCATCGGCGCGCATGCCGTACGGCGCGCACGGGGCGAGCCCGGCGCCCGCACGCTGGTCATCGGCGCCGGCCCGATCGGGCTCGGCACCGCCATCTTCGCCCGCATCGCCGGGCTCGACGTAACACTGCTCGACATGAGCACGGAACGGCTCGATTTTGCCGCGAACGAACTCGGTTTCCAGAGCCTCGACGGGTCACGTGGACCAGTCCCGGATCTAGTCAGGGAAGCGACGTCAGGCGAAGGCTTCGACGTGGTCTTCGACGCCACCGGCAACACCCAGTCAGTGCAGTCGGCCTTCGCCCATGTCGCCCATGGCGGCACACTGGTGCTGGTCAGCGTCGTCAAGGACGACATCGTCTTTTCCGACCCTGAATTCCACAAACGCGAAATGACATTGATCGGCAGCCGCAATGCGCTGCGCGCCGACTTCGACCACGTCGCCGCCTCGATCCGCAACGGTGCGGTGCCCCTGGCCAAGCTCGTCACGCACCGCACATCGCTTGCCGATACGCCGCGTGATCTCGCCCGCTGGGCACATGAAAAATCCGGCCTGATCAAAGCCGTGATCGAGGTGGGGTAG
- a CDS encoding ABC transporter permease produces the protein MSIEAIPAEKPKRNYNVLFGLTLLALLVLLWIVLSLATPSFASGNNIANLLRQGSMIAIMAVGQTFVIITGGIDLSVGAVVGFATVVVAMMINAGFPIWLAILVTLLVGVAIGMFHGFGIVKMGLPPFIITLATLTSLRGIGLLMTNGNSININSDTFTAFSRNSFIGIPNLFWMVILVGIPAYIFLHHSRWGRYLFSVGSNAEASRLSGVNVPRTIYMAYTLSGLCAAFVGVLLAARIGIGNPTQAEGWELQAIASSVIGGTSLFGAVGSVHGPLLGAFILATINNGANLLNVNSFWQRIITGALIIIIVYFDGLRRRGK, from the coding sequence ATGAGCATCGAGGCGATCCCCGCCGAAAAACCGAAGCGCAACTACAACGTCCTGTTCGGATTGACGCTGCTGGCGCTGTTGGTGCTGCTCTGGATCGTCCTTTCGCTGGCGACGCCAAGCTTCGCTTCAGGCAACAACATCGCCAATCTTCTGCGCCAGGGTTCGATGATCGCCATCATGGCGGTCGGCCAGACCTTCGTCATCATTACCGGCGGCATCGATCTGTCGGTCGGCGCGGTGGTCGGCTTCGCCACCGTCGTCGTCGCCATGATGATCAATGCCGGCTTCCCGATCTGGCTCGCCATTCTGGTGACACTGCTGGTCGGTGTCGCCATCGGCATGTTTCACGGCTTCGGCATCGTCAAGATGGGCCTGCCGCCCTTCATCATCACGCTGGCGACGCTGACCTCGCTGCGCGGCATCGGCCTTTTGATGACCAACGGCAACTCGATCAACATCAACAGCGACACATTCACCGCCTTCTCGCGCAACTCCTTCATTGGCATTCCCAATCTGTTCTGGATGGTCATCCTGGTCGGCATTCCGGCCTATATCTTCCTCCATCACAGCCGCTGGGGCCGGTATCTGTTCTCGGTCGGCTCCAACGCCGAGGCGTCGCGCCTATCCGGTGTCAATGTCCCGCGCACCATCTACATGGCCTACACGCTGTCCGGCCTGTGCGCGGCCTTCGTCGGCGTGCTCTTGGCCGCCCGCATCGGCATCGGCAACCCGACCCAGGCCGAGGGCTGGGAGCTGCAGGCGATCGCTTCATCGGTCATCGGCGGCACGTCGCTGTTCGGCGCGGTCGGCTCCGTACATGGCCCGCTGCTCGGCGCCTTCATCCTGGCCACCATCAACAACGGCGCCAACCTGCTCAACGTCAACTCGTTCTGGCAGCGCATCATCACCGGCGCGCTGATCATCATCATCGTCTACTTCGACGGGCTGCGCCGCCGCGGCAAGTAG
- a CDS encoding DUF1868 domain-containing protein, translating into MLDTIKPSLAGFFAGSNPTPPVHLGTRYDTSGNFLTEPGNTVVSHLVSGSPSEAVVLAVREKMLAMPDADRLAFTPVSSLHMTLFQGIIEHRRRLPYWPQDVPLDTSIDAMTRLYLERLKGFEGFGPFNIKVVEVVPTGLTVAGATDEDVRIMREWRDALEVPFGYRHPDHDSYTFHITFAYQIQRLADDRAAAWQGLFDDGLALFASHAPVIEIKAPAFCSFTDMKHFEELLVLG; encoded by the coding sequence ATGCTCGACACTATCAAACCCTCGCTCGCCGGATTCTTCGCCGGCTCCAATCCGACCCCACCGGTGCATCTTGGCACGCGCTACGACACGTCAGGCAATTTCCTGACCGAGCCCGGCAACACCGTCGTCAGCCATCTCGTCAGCGGTTCGCCGTCCGAGGCCGTGGTGCTTGCGGTGCGCGAGAAGATGCTGGCGATGCCTGACGCCGACCGGCTCGCCTTCACGCCCGTTTCCAGCCTGCATATGACGCTATTCCAGGGTATCATCGAACATCGCCGCCGCTTGCCCTACTGGCCGCAGGACGTGCCGCTCGACACCAGCATCGACGCCATGACTCGGCTCTATCTGGAACGGCTGAAGGGTTTCGAGGGCTTCGGCCCGTTCAACATCAAGGTCGTTGAAGTCGTGCCGACGGGGCTCACCGTTGCCGGCGCCACCGACGAGGACGTGCGCATCATGCGGGAATGGCGCGATGCCCTGGAGGTGCCGTTCGGCTACCGGCATCCAGACCACGACAGTTACACCTTCCACATCACTTTTGCTTATCAGATTCAACGCCTTGCCGACGACAGGGCGGCGGCCTGGCAGGGCCTGTTCGATGACGGCCTCGCGCTTTTCGCCAGCCATGCCCCGGTGATTGAAATCAAGGCGCCGGCCTTCTGCAGCTTCACGGACATGAAGCATTTCGAGGAATTGCTGGTGCTCGGCTGA
- the phnH gene encoding phosphonate C-P lyase system protein PhnH, translating to MDIAAQSIEGGFTDPVFNAQTVFRAVMDAMARPGSVQSLPALARPPAPLSATAGAVALALCDNDTPLWLDPALHASAAIGSWLGFHTGAPLANTPADAHFAFVATPAEMMSLDGFSQGTQDYPDRSTTLILQVSDLTSGAPLLLEGPGIETSATIAPAQMPRHFIEQWKQNTKRFPRGVDIILATAGGIACLPRTTRIKTMEA from the coding sequence ATGGATATCGCAGCGCAATCGATCGAGGGCGGCTTCACCGATCCGGTCTTCAACGCCCAGACCGTTTTCCGCGCGGTCATGGACGCTATGGCGCGGCCGGGCAGCGTGCAGTCTTTGCCGGCCTTGGCCCGCCCGCCGGCGCCGCTCTCGGCAACTGCTGGCGCCGTAGCGCTGGCGCTCTGCGACAACGACACGCCACTCTGGCTCGACCCGGCCCTGCACGCCTCCGCCGCGATCGGCTCCTGGCTTGGTTTCCACACCGGCGCGCCGCTCGCCAACACACCCGCCGACGCGCATTTCGCCTTCGTCGCCACGCCGGCCGAGATGATGTCGCTCGACGGCTTTTCGCAGGGAACGCAGGATTATCCGGACCGCTCGACCACCTTGATCCTGCAGGTCAGTGATCTCACTTCGGGCGCTCCGCTGCTGCTCGAAGGCCCCGGCATCGAAACCAGCGCCACGATCGCGCCGGCGCAGATGCCGCGTCATTTCATCGAGCAGTGGAAGCAGAACACCAAGCGCTTTCCACGCGGCGTCGACATCATCCTCGCCACAGCTGGCGGCATAGCCTGCCTGCCGCGCACGACGCGCATCAAGACGATGGAGGCTTGA
- a CDS encoding alpha-D-ribose 1-methylphosphonate 5-phosphate C-P-lyase PhnJ yields MTDIATYNFAYLDEQTKRMIRRAILKGIAIPGYQVPFASREMPMPYGWGTGGVQVTASIIGPDDVLKVIDQGADDTTNAVSIRAFFKKVANVAVTTDTASATIIQTRHRIPEHPLTAGQVLVYQVPIPEPLRFLEPRETETRKMHALEEYGLMHVKLYEDIAKHGRIATTYAYPVKVEGRYVMDPSPTPKFDNPKMHRSPALQLFGAGREKRIYAVPPFTEVVSLDFEDHPFEVQTFDQPCALCAAENVYLDEVILDDHGGHMFVCSDTDHCEKRRADGHRGHLAPEAASENMEPAQ; encoded by the coding sequence ATGACCGACATCGCCACCTACAACTTCGCCTATCTCGACGAGCAGACCAAAAGGATGATCCGCCGGGCGATCCTGAAGGGCATCGCCATTCCCGGCTATCAGGTGCCGTTCGCCTCGCGCGAGATGCCGATGCCTTATGGTTGGGGCACCGGCGGCGTCCAGGTCACCGCCTCGATCATCGGCCCCGATGACGTGCTGAAGGTGATCGACCAGGGCGCCGACGACACCACCAATGCGGTCTCGATCCGCGCCTTCTTCAAGAAGGTCGCCAATGTCGCTGTGACCACCGACACCGCCAGCGCCACCATCATCCAGACCCGCCACCGCATTCCCGAACATCCGCTCACCGCCGGCCAAGTGCTGGTCTATCAGGTGCCCATTCCGGAGCCGCTGCGCTTCCTCGAGCCGCGCGAGACCGAAACGCGCAAGATGCATGCGCTGGAGGAATACGGCCTCATGCATGTGAAGCTCTATGAGGACATCGCCAAGCACGGCCGCATCGCCACCACCTATGCCTATCCGGTCAAGGTCGAAGGCCGCTATGTGATGGACCCCTCGCCGACGCCGAAATTCGACAACCCGAAGATGCACCGCTCGCCGGCCCTGCAGCTGTTCGGCGCCGGCCGCGAAAAGCGCATCTATGCGGTGCCACCGTTCACCGAGGTCGTCAGCCTCGACTTCGAGGATCATCCGTTCGAGGTGCAGACCTTCGACCAGCCCTGCGCGCTGTGCGCCGCCGAGAATGTCTATCTCGACGAGGTGATCCTCGACGACCATGGCGGCCACATGTTCGTCTGCTCCGACACCGACCACTGCGAGAAGCGGCGGGCCGATGGCCATCGCGGCCACCTTGCCCCCGAAGCTGCCTCAGAAAACATGGAGCCGGCACAATGA
- a CDS encoding DapH/DapD/GlmU-related protein encodes MTRKLSEMPLVHPTAEVHNSTLGRWTEIADRSRVSESELGDYSYMMQDCAVWCATIGKFANIAASVRLNATNHPTWRPTLHHFTYRASDYWDDAEHESEFFAERRAKRVTIGHDTWLGHGSTVLPGVTVGDGAAVGAGAVVSKDVAPYTIVAGVPAKPIRERFDRRTAERYQALAWWDWDHARLRASLDDFRELSAEAFLEKYEG; translated from the coding sequence ATGACCAGGAAACTGTCGGAGATGCCGCTGGTTCATCCGACGGCGGAGGTACACAATTCTACACTCGGCCGATGGACCGAAATCGCCGACCGCAGCCGGGTTTCGGAAAGCGAACTCGGCGACTATTCCTACATGATGCAGGACTGCGCCGTCTGGTGCGCGACGATCGGCAAGTTCGCCAACATCGCGGCAAGCGTACGCCTCAACGCCACCAATCACCCGACCTGGCGGCCGACGCTGCACCACTTCACCTACCGCGCTTCAGACTATTGGGACGACGCCGAGCACGAGAGCGAATTTTTCGCTGAGCGGCGCGCCAAGCGCGTCACCATCGGCCACGACACCTGGCTTGGCCATGGCTCGACCGTGCTGCCCGGCGTCACCGTCGGCGATGGCGCGGCTGTCGGCGCCGGCGCCGTGGTCTCCAAGGATGTCGCGCCCTACACCATCGTCGCCGGCGTGCCGGCAAAACCGATCCGCGAACGCTTCGATCGCCGCACCGCCGAACGTTACCAGGCGCTTGCCTGGTGGGACTGGGACCACGCCAGGCTGCGCGCATCGCTAGACGATTTTCGCGAGCTTTCGGCGGAGGCTTTCCTGGAGAAATACGAGGGATAG
- the phnG gene encoding phosphonate C-P lyase system protein PhnG, producing MRGQEARDQAERKAAMATLAQSSGDDIVRLWNEAGLPSQAELLRGPETGLVTLRGRIGGGGAPFNVGEATVTRATVRLPSGQVGHCYALGRDKQKAKLAAIADALWQDPARRAEVEARLIAPLRSALTTAEEKRRAETAATKVDFFTMVRGED from the coding sequence ATGCGAGGACAGGAAGCCCGCGACCAGGCCGAACGCAAGGCCGCCATGGCGACGCTGGCGCAATCGAGCGGCGACGACATCGTCCGGCTCTGGAACGAAGCCGGCCTGCCTTCGCAGGCCGAACTGCTGCGCGGTCCCGAGACCGGCCTGGTGACGCTGCGCGGTCGCATCGGCGGCGGCGGCGCGCCCTTCAATGTCGGCGAAGCGACCGTCACCCGCGCCACTGTGCGGCTGCCGTCCGGACAGGTCGGCCATTGCTACGCGCTTGGGCGCGACAAGCAGAAGGCCAAGCTCGCGGCCATCGCCGACGCGCTGTGGCAGGACCCTGCCCGCCGCGCCGAGGTCGAGGCCCGGCTGATCGCGCCTTTGAGGTCGGCACTCACCACTGCCGAGGAAAAACGCCGGGCAGAGACGGCGGCAACGAAGGTGGATTTCTTCACCATGGTTCGCGGAGAAGACTGA
- the phnL gene encoding phosphonate C-P lyase system protein PhnL translates to MPTPLVVSDVAKSFTMHLRDGIKLPVVSGVSFSIKAGECTVLGGPSGAGKSSILKMLYGNYAVDEGQIIVMHGDGLIDLAHASPRTVLAVRRQTIGYVSQFLRTVPRVSALDVVAEPLVERGEDRDIARDKARALLARLNLPEKLWALPPATFSGGEQQRVNIARGFITDHPILLLDEPTASLDAKNRDVVIELIAAKKAAGVALLGIFHDHDVREAVADRIIDVTAFAPGKLAA, encoded by the coding sequence ATGCCGACGCCCCTCGTTGTCTCCGACGTCGCCAAGAGCTTCACGATGCATCTGCGCGACGGCATCAAACTGCCGGTCGTTTCCGGTGTCTCCTTCTCGATCAAGGCTGGCGAATGCACCGTGCTCGGCGGCCCATCCGGCGCCGGCAAGAGTTCGATCCTGAAGATGCTTTACGGCAACTACGCCGTCGACGAGGGCCAGATCATCGTCATGCACGGGGACGGACTGATCGATCTCGCCCACGCCAGCCCGCGCACCGTGCTTGCCGTACGCCGGCAAACGATCGGCTATGTCAGCCAGTTCCTGCGCACCGTGCCACGCGTCTCGGCGCTCGACGTCGTCGCCGAGCCGCTGGTCGAGCGCGGCGAGGACCGCGATATTGCCCGCGACAAGGCGCGCGCCCTGCTGGCCCGGCTCAACTTGCCGGAAAAACTCTGGGCGCTGCCGCCGGCGACCTTCTCCGGCGGCGAGCAGCAGCGCGTCAACATCGCGCGCGGCTTCATCACCGATCACCCGATCCTGCTGCTTGACGAGCCGACCGCCTCGCTCGATGCCAAGAACCGCGATGTGGTGATAGAACTCATCGCCGCCAAGAAAGCGGCCGGCGTCGCATTGCTTGGCATCTTCCACGACCATGATGTGCGCGAGGCGGTTGCCGACCGCATCATCGACGTCACCGCCTTTGCCCCGGGAAAACTCGCCGCATGA
- a CDS encoding sugar ABC transporter ATP-binding protein has translation MISTAQDLHPAPALEPGRTILELRGLEKRYPGTHALKPVNLAFKSGEIHAIVGENGAGKSTLIKLLTGVMPRTSGDVFWEGKPAALATPHEAMALGINAVHQEVVLCRHLTVAANMFLGEENSRFGILQQRAMVREAQKIIDDLGFDLPAHVVLGELTIGQQQLIAAARATVRGTKFLIFDEPTAYLTRKEADQLFTLIRRLKGEGVTIIYISHRMEEVFELADRVSVLRDGTLVGTRNIAETNDAELVKMMINRSIEQVYHKEHFAPGATIVETRNLSGKGFENVSMTVRAGEIVGLYGLIGAGRSEFVTTLYGRHRKSAGEILWEGKPVQVNSEHDAIKLGMALAPESRRDQGLCLNLPVGLNLNLPIYKRISSNFLISNTKEKAEADRQIAGLRIKTPTRGALASSLSGGNQQKIVIGKWLAHGAKLFIFDEPTVGVDVGTKAEIYRLFGELLSKGAGIILISSYLPEVYELADTLHVFRRGKLVATHGFHTASHEDILTQALAEKQEKLGGQT, from the coding sequence ATGATTTCGACGGCGCAGGATCTGCATCCCGCCCCCGCGCTGGAACCAGGGCGGACCATCCTCGAATTGCGCGGGCTGGAGAAGCGCTATCCCGGCACGCACGCGCTGAAGCCGGTCAATCTCGCCTTCAAGTCGGGCGAGATTCACGCCATCGTCGGCGAGAACGGCGCCGGCAAATCTACGCTCATCAAGCTTCTGACCGGCGTGATGCCGCGCACATCGGGCGATGTCTTCTGGGAAGGCAAACCGGCGGCCCTCGCGACCCCGCATGAGGCAATGGCGCTCGGCATCAACGCCGTGCACCAGGAGGTCGTGCTCTGCCGTCATTTGACGGTCGCCGCCAACATGTTCCTCGGCGAGGAGAATTCACGTTTCGGCATCCTGCAGCAGCGCGCCATGGTCAGGGAGGCGCAGAAGATCATCGACGATCTCGGCTTTGACCTGCCGGCGCATGTCGTGCTCGGCGAGCTCACCATCGGCCAGCAGCAGCTGATCGCCGCCGCCCGCGCCACCGTGCGCGGCACCAAATTCCTGATCTTCGACGAGCCGACGGCTTATCTGACCCGCAAGGAAGCCGACCAGCTCTTCACGCTGATCCGCCGGCTGAAGGGCGAAGGCGTGACGATCATCTACATCAGCCATCGCATGGAGGAGGTGTTCGAGCTCGCCGATCGCGTCTCCGTGCTGCGCGACGGCACGCTGGTCGGCACCAGGAACATTGCCGAGACCAACGACGCCGAGTTGGTCAAGATGATGATCAACCGCTCGATAGAGCAGGTCTACCACAAGGAGCATTTCGCCCCCGGCGCTACAATCGTCGAGACCAGGAACCTGTCGGGCAAAGGGTTCGAGAATGTCTCGATGACCGTCCGTGCCGGCGAGATCGTCGGACTTTACGGCCTGATCGGCGCCGGCCGCAGCGAATTCGTCACTACGCTTTATGGCCGCCACCGCAAATCGGCAGGTGAGATCCTGTGGGAAGGCAAGCCGGTTCAGGTCAATTCCGAGCATGACGCGATCAAGCTCGGGATGGCGCTGGCGCCGGAAAGCCGCCGCGACCAGGGCCTCTGCCTCAATCTGCCGGTCGGCCTTAACCTCAACCTGCCGATCTACAAGCGCATCTCCAGCAATTTCTTGATCTCCAACACCAAGGAGAAGGCAGAGGCCGACCGCCAGATCGCCGGCCTCCGGATCAAGACGCCGACGCGCGGCGCGCTGGCGTCCAGCCTTTCCGGCGGCAACCAGCAGAAGATCGTCATCGGCAAATGGCTGGCGCATGGCGCCAAGCTGTTCATCTTCGACGAACCGACGGTCGGCGTCGATGTCGGCACCAAGGCCGAGATCTACCGCCTGTTCGGCGAGCTGCTGTCGAAGGGCGCCGGCATCATCCTGATCTCGTCCTATCTGCCGGAGGTCTACGAACTGGCCGACACGCTGCACGTGTTCCGGCGCGGCAAGCTGGTGGCCACGCATGGGTTCCACACCGCCAGTCACGAGGACATTCTCACGCAGGCGCTTGCTGAGAAACAAGAAAAACTGGGAGGACAGACATGA
- the phnK gene encoding phosphonate C-P lyase system protein PhnK, with product MTDEPLLRVSALSKFYGSRVGCDNVSFDLWPGEVLAVVGESGSGKTTLLNCLSTRLIPSSGTASYRMRDGQFRELYRMSEAERRFLMRTDWGFVHQNPADGLRMTVSAGANVGERLMAVGDRHYGKIRATAVDWLSRVEIDEDRIDDEPRAFSGGMRQRLQIARNLVTGPRLVFMDEPTGGLDVSVQARLLDLLRGLVTDLGLAAIVVTHDLAVARLLSQRMMVMKDGRVVESGLTDRVLDDPRAPYTQLLVSSILQV from the coding sequence ATGACCGACGAACCGTTGCTGCGCGTCTCGGCGCTCTCCAAGTTCTATGGCTCGCGCGTCGGCTGCGACAATGTCTCGTTCGACCTGTGGCCGGGCGAGGTCCTGGCTGTGGTCGGTGAATCCGGTTCCGGCAAGACGACGCTGCTCAACTGCCTGTCGACGCGGCTCATACCCTCCTCCGGCACCGCCAGCTACCGCATGCGCGACGGCCAGTTCCGCGAACTCTACCGGATGAGCGAGGCCGAGCGCCGCTTCCTGATGCGCACCGACTGGGGTTTTGTCCATCAGAACCCCGCCGACGGCCTGCGCATGACGGTTTCGGCAGGCGCCAATGTCGGTGAACGGCTGATGGCGGTGGGCGACCGCCACTATGGCAAGATCCGCGCCACCGCCGTCGACTGGCTGTCGCGCGTCGAGATCGACGAGGACCGCATCGACGACGAGCCGCGCGCCTTCTCCGGCGGCATGCGCCAGCGCCTGCAGATCGCCCGCAACCTCGTCACCGGCCCACGCCTGGTGTTCATGGATGAGCCGACCGGCGGCCTCGACGTCTCCGTGCAGGCGCGCCTGCTTGATCTCCTGCGCGGGCTGGTCACCGATCTTGGCCTCGCGGCCATCGTCGTCACCCACGACCTCGCGGTGGCACGCCTTCTGTCGCAACGCATGATGGTGATGAAGGACGGCCGCGTTGTCGAAAGCGGCCTCACCGACCGCGTGCTCGACGACCCGCGCGCGCCCTACACGCAGCTTCTCGTTTCCTCGATCTTGCAGGTGTAA